Proteins co-encoded in one Sebastes fasciatus isolate fSebFas1 chromosome 11, fSebFas1.pri, whole genome shotgun sequence genomic window:
- the eif4g1a gene encoding eukaryotic translation initiation factor 4 gamma 1a isoform X8: MNKPPQPIAGPTSVPNPSPSPGLTQAAYGPGQPPSLVFATPPPPQMNSAPQPRQFAAGPRTLHQQGGYRALQSYYQNRPAMATSAPRVQASSGPRPVGPTHVYPPTSQMMMISQQQLSFAGSPQGYFIPPGQYRAPYMPPTQQYPVAGGTPGFYPGTSPAEYPAYEPSLAARERRGGGGRGGGRENGRLSLHGAPLTSQRYPAGAYYPAQPQYSPSVQPAPVMINPAQQQQPAPPPQQPPAQPQGPPKRERKPVVCHNKRAARLLSEIRIRDPNQGGRDITEEIMSGGRSTTTPTPPQASAADTSSAQTNGEVTQPATTVTRRDENTEPPASAETPPPPAPVNTEPAEEAKEETDNQITPPAELAAQSVAPTAAAEVPTPLIKDLQSTASLPEAAAASTTTPAEAENTVDTKVSDTVDAPVGPSASLAAQEAPVQMEEPQAAPAPAEKVQEKEEKRTEDMKKLEKEEPVASAKLEPEVEVAATVPPVNEAKEETATKTETEVSPPPPSAQEPAAPQTQSVAPSSAPEPEPEPEPTPAEAAEPLLSNGLPQDTEELPEDVEFSDTTPLDKPDASQSQESTPVAKTALPVQEQEEEQEKKEEERKEKSEEAPPAPVSCPTEESTMQAATSVPKKRKNMKEFNKKENIGDLLDAFTEEQEAKPAPEPSSTSTQADPAPVAPPEPPAEVVDETWEEQEDKQNAVPKATPEPTDQKYQYKGEQWKPIDPEDKKRYDREFLLGFQFISASMNKPDGLPTISDVVLDKANKTPMRPPDPARMMNVGPDFTPSYLGNLGSRSVGGPRGPPPGPRRSQQGQRKEPRKIILSSMSLGDEVQLNKAEKAWKPAAKKSTRERAAEEEESDDPEQAKTQELFKRLRSILNKLTPQKFQELMKQVMDMTIDTEERLKGAIDLIFEKAISEPNFSVAYANMCRCLMGLKVPTSDKPGVFVNFRKLLLNRCQKEFEKDQDDDVIFEKKQKDMEAAKEGEERERLRVELQDSRDQARRRSLGNIKFIGELFKLKMLTEAIMHDCVVKLLKNHDEESLECLCRLFSTIGKDLDFEKAKPRMDQYFNQMDKIIKEKKTSSRIRFMLQDVLDLRKCNWVSRRGDQGPKTIEQIHKDAELEEQREHIKVQQQLLNRGSGGGGGGGGGGGGGGGGGGRMGGNMGGRGSHTPGGGRPSQPQDEGWNTVPISKNRPIDTTRLSKITKPGSLDFNTTLLAPGGKGMWGSWGKGSSGGTGAKPASGEPESGRPATSTVNRFSALQQSGSQVSSSDSDRGASQRSSSSRERAGERERGDRDKDRFDRFDRSEGREGRDDRSNRNQITKRSFSRESQERGGRTGDLRALTEPVRRVASMTDTRDRGSRDRGSRDRGSRDRGSRDRGSRDRGSIDSGSRDRGSRDRGSEDRAPSKDLPAVKRESAPTPPPSLPKPALSEEELEKKSNAIIEEYLHINDLKKVEFTTGEETESKEVDEKKVLTGEEISKQLDRLIQDKANNQRIRDWAEANLDEQQTASNQFVRALMTSVCQSAIICDSPYRVDARQIGQRASLLQRYLSDEQKELQALYALQALMVHMEQPANLLRMFFDALYDEDVIKEEAFYKWETSKDPAEQTGKGVALKSVTAFFTWLREAEEESDKE; the protein is encoded by the exons ATGAACAAACCACCACAGCCTATAGCGGGACCCACTTCTGTCCCAAACCCTTCCCCATCCCCTGGATTGACACAG GCCGCCTACGGTCCAGGACAGCCCCCTTCTCTTGTTTTTGctacccctccacctccacaaaTGAACTCTGCACCGCAGCCAAGACAG TTTGCTGCAGGCCCCCGTACTTTACACCAACAG GGTGGATACAGAGCGTTACAG AGTTACTATCAGAACCGACCAGCCATGGCCACCAGTGCTCCAAGGGTACAGGCGAGTAGCGGCCCACGACCTGTCGGACCTACTCATGTCTACCCACCCACCTcccagatgatgatgatttccCAGCAGCAGCTGTCTTTTGCTGGCTCCCCTCAGGGCTACTTCATCCCCCCTGGACAG TACCGGGCCCCATATATGCCTCCTACTCAGCAGTATCCTGTGGCCGGCGGTACACCAGGCTTCTATCCGGGAACTAGCCCTGCTGAATACCCTGCTTATG AGCCCTCTCTTGCTGCGAGGGAGAGGCGGGGTGGCGGGGGGAGAGGGGGCGGGCGAGAGAAcggccgtctctctctccacggTGCTCCTCTCACCTCCCAGCGCTACCCTG CAGGAGCATACTATCCTGCTCAGCCGCAGTACTCTCCGTCTGTCCAGCCGGCACCGGTCATGATCAACCCCGCCCAGCAACAGCAACCAGCCCCGCCTCCTCAGCAACCACCGGCACAGCCACAAGGGCCACCAAAGAGGGAACGCAAACCGGTAGTGTGTCACAACAAAAGGGCAGCGCGCCTCTTGTCTGAg ATAAGGATACGAGACCCCAACCAGGGCGGCCGTGATATCACAGAGGAGATCATGTCAGGTGGAAGGTCCACCACCACACCGACTCCCCCACAG GCCTCCGCTGCAGATACAAGTTCTGCACAGACCAATGGTGAAGTTACACAGCCTGCCACTACAGTGACTAGAAGAG ATGAAAACACTGAGCCCCCTGCTAGCGCTGAAACCCCGCCACCTCCTGCTCCAGTAAATACAGAGCCAGCGGAGGAGGCCAAAGAGGAAACGGACAACCAGATAACACCGCCTGCTGAGTTAGCCGCACAATCTGTAGCCCCTACAGCCGCTGCTGAGGTGCCAACCCCATTGATAAAGGACCTGCAGTCTACCGCTTCCCTgcctgaagcagcagcagcatctacTACTACTCCTGCTGAAGCAGAAAATACAGTTGATACTAAAGTTAGTGACACAGTAGACGCTCCTGTCGGCCCTTCAGCATCATTAGCAGCACAAGAGGCGCCTGTCCAAATGGAAGAACCACAGgctgctccagctccagctgagAAGGtacaagaaaaggaagaaaagagaacAGAGGACATGAAGAAATTGGAAAAAGAGGAGCCGGTGGCCAGCGCTAAGTTGGAGCCTGAAGTTGAGGTTGCTGCAACGGTTCCCCCTGTTAACGAGGCAAAGGAAGAAACGGCTACAAAGACCGAAACTGAAgtctctccacctccaccctctGCACAGGAACCTGCTGCTCCACAGACCCAGAGCGTTGCCCCGAGCTCTGcccctgaacctgaacctgaacctgaacccacACCGGCTGAAGCGGCAGAGCCTCTTCTCTCCAACGGCCTTCCTCAAGACACTGAGGAACTGCCTGAGGATGTGGAATTTTCAGACACTACACCCCTTGACAAGCCTGATGCTTCTCAATCTCAGGAATCCACACCTGTGGCTAAAACGGCATTGCCTGtccaggagcaggaggaagaacaggagaagaaggaggaagagaggaaggagaaaagCGAGGAAGCCCCTCCTGCCCCTGTTAGCTGCCCTACAGAGGAATCTACTATGCAAG CTGCAACGTCTGTgccaaagaagaggaagaacatGAAGGAGTTCAACAAGAAGGAGAACATTGGAGACCTCCTGGATGCCTTCACAGAG GAGCAAGAAGCCAAGCCTGCTCCTGAGCCCTCGTCCACTTCCACTCAGGCCGACCCGGCCCCTGTTGCTCCACCTGAACCTCCCGCTGAGGTTGTAGATGAGACCTGGGAGGAGCAAGAGGACAAGCAGAATGCAGTACCTAAAGCCACACCTGAGCCAACTGATCAGAAATACCAGTACAAAGGAG AACAATGGAAGCCGATAGACCCAGAAGACAAGAAGCGGTACGACAGGGAGTTCCTCCTGGGCTTCCAGTTCATCAGCGCCAGTATGAACAAACCTGATGGCCTGCCGACCATCAGTGATGTGGTCCTGGACAAG GCAAACAAGACTCCAATGCGGCCTCCTGACCCAGCTCGGATGATGAATGTTGGTCCTGATTTTACTCCCTCATATTTGGGGAACCTTGGGAGCAGATCAGTCGGAGGACCACGAGGCCCG CCACCTGGGCCACGTCGCTCCCAGCAGGGTCAGAGGAAAGAGCCCAGGAAAATCATCCTCAGCAGCATGTCCCTCGGTGACGAAGTGCAGCTCAACAAGGCTGAGAAGGCCTGGAAGCCCGCGGCGAAAAAGTCCACTCGAGAACGCGccgcagaggaagaggaaagcgATGATCCCGAACAGGCCAAGACTCAAGAGCTGTTCAAGCGTCTACGCAGTATCCTCAACAAGCTGACCCCTCAGAAGTTTCAGGAGTTGATGAAACAAGTAATGGATATGACGATAGACACGGAGGAGAGGCTGAAGGGTGCCATTGACCTCATCTTTGAGAAGGCAATCTCAGAGCCGAACTTCTCTGTGGCCTACGCCAACATGTGCCGCTGCCTTATGGGG TTGAAAGTCCCCACCTCAGACAAGCCAGGAGTTTTTGTGAACTTCCGCAAACTGCTGCTCAACCGCTGCCAGAAAGAGTTTGAGAAGGACCAGGACGATGATGTAATCTTTGAGAAAAAGCAAAAAGACATGGAGGCTGCCAAAGAA GGAGAGGAGCGTGAGCGCTTGAGGGTGGAGCTGCAGGATTCCAGAGACCAGGCCCGCCGCCGTTCACTGGGTAACATAAAGTTCATTGGCGAGCTCTTCAAGCTGAAGATGCTGACAGAGGCCATCATGCACGACTGTGTAGTGAAACTACTGAAGAATCATGATGAAGAGTCTCTGGAGTGTCTCTGCAGGCTGTTCTCCACAATTGGTAAAGACCTGGACTTTGAGAAGGCCAAG CCTCGCATGGATCAGTACTTCAACCAGATGGACAAGATCATCAAAGAGAAAAAGACCTCATCCAGAATCCGCTTCATGCTACAAGACGTCTTGGACCTCAGAAag TGTAACTGGGTGTCTCGTAGAGGAGACCAGGGTCCTAAAACAATCGAACAGATCCACAAGGACGCAGagctggaggagcagagggaACACATCAAAGTCCAGCAGCAGCTTCTGAacagaggaagtggaggaggtggaggaggtggtggaggaggaggaggaggaggaggcggcggcggcaggATGGGAGGGAACATGGGGGGCCGAGGCTCCCACACACCAGGAGGTGGCCGGCCTAGCCAGCCTCAGGATGAGGGATGGAACACGGTGCCCATCTCCAAGAACAGACCCATCGACACCACCCGCCTTAGCAAGATCACAAAG CCTGGTTCTCTGGACTTCAACACTACACTGTTGGCTCCAGGGGGAAAAGGCATGTGGGGCAGCTGGGGCAAAGGCAGCAGTGGAGGAACTGGAGCGAAACCAGCAAGCGGAGAGCCGG AATCTGGTCGTCCAGCCACCAGCACCGTCAACCGTTTCTCAGCCCTGCAACAGTCTGGTTCGCAGGTGTCTTCATCTGACTCTGACCGCGGAGCTTCTCAGAG GTCAAGCTCCAGCCGTGAGCGTGCTGGCGAACGAGAAAGGGGCGATCGCGACAAGGATCGCTTTGACCGATTCGATCGCAGCGAGGGACGGGAAGGTCGCGACGACAGGAGCAACCGCAACCAAATCACCAAGAGAAGCTTCAGCAGAGAGTCACAGGAGCGCGGCGGGAGGACCGGAGACCTCCGGGCCTTGACTGAGCCTGTGCGCCGCGTGGCCAGCATGACCGACACCAGGGACCGAGGAAGCCGGGACCGAGGAAGCCGGGACCGAGGAAGCAGGGACCGAGGAAGCAGAGACCGAGGAAGCAGAGACCGAGGAAGCATCGACAGCGGAAGCAGAGACCGAGGAAGCAGAGATCGAGGAAGTGAGGACAGGGCCCCAAGCAAAGATCTCCCAG cagtTAAGCGTGAGAGCGCCcccactcctcctccctctcttccaaAACCTGCCTTGAGTGAAGAGGAGTTGGAGAAGAAGTCAAACGCCATCATTGAAGAATACCTCCACATTAATGACTTGAAG AAAGTGGAGTTCACCACAGGAGAGGAGACGGAGTCAAAGGAAGTGGATGAGAAGAAGGTCCTCACTGGAGAGGAGATCAGCAAACAGCTGGACAGACTCATCCAGGACAAAGCCAACAACCAGCGCATCAGAGACTGGGCTGAG GCTAACTTGGACGAGCAGCAAACTGCTTCCAACCAGTTCGTACGAGCACTGATGacgtcagtgtgtcagtctgCCATCATAT GTGACAGCCCGTACAGGGTAGATGCACGGCAGATCGGCCAGAGAGCCAGTCTGCTGCAGAGATACCTGTCTGATGAGCAGAAGGAGCTGCAGGCCCTCTACGCCCTCCAGGCTCTGATGGTGCACATGGAGCAGCCAGCGA ACCTCCTGCGGATGTTCTTTGACGCCTTGTACGACGAAGACGTTATTAAAGAGGAGGCCTTCTACAAATGGGAAACCAGCAAAGACCCTGCGGAGCAAACAGGCAAAggtgtggccttgaaatcagtCACCGCCTTCTTCACCTGGCTCCGCGAGGCCGAGGAGGAGTCTGACAAGGAGTAA
- the eif4g1a gene encoding eukaryotic translation initiation factor 4 gamma 1a isoform X1 yields the protein MNKPPQPIAGPTSVPNPSPSPGLTQAAYGPGQPPSLVFATPPPPQMNSAPQPRQFAAGPRTLHQQGGYRALQSYYQNRPAMATSAPRVQASSGPRPVGPTHVYPPTSQMMMISQQQLSFAGSPQGYFIPPGQYRAPYMPPTQQYPVAGGTPGFYPGTSPAEYPAYEPSLAARERRGGGGRGGGRENGRLSLHGAPLTSQRYPAGAYYPAQPQYSPSVQPAPVMINPAQQQQPAPPPQQPPAQPQGPPKRERKPVVCHNKRAARLLSEIRIRDPNQGGRDITEEIMSGGRSTTTPTPPQASAADTSSAQTNGEVTQPATTVTRRDENTEPPASAETPPPPAPVNTEPAEEAKEETDNQITPPAELAAQSVAPTAAAEVPTPLIKDLQSTASLPEAAAASTTTPAEAENTVDTKVSDTVDAPVGPSASLAAQEAPVQMEEPQAAPAPAEKVQEKEEKRTEDMKKLEKEEPVASAKLEPEVEVAATVPPVNEAKEETATKTETEVSPPPPSAQEPAAPQTQSVAPSSAPEPEPEPEPTPAEAAEPLLSNGLPQDTEELPEDVEFSDTTPLDKPDASQSQESTPVAKTALPVQEQEEEQEKKEEERKEKSEEAPPAPVSCPTEESTMQAATSVPKKRKNMKEFNKKENIGDLLDAFTEEQEAKPAPEPSSTSTQADPAPVAPPEPPAEVVDETWEEQEDKQNAVPKATPEPTDQKYQYKGEQWKPIDPEDKKRYDREFLLGFQFISASMNKPDGLPTISDVVLDKANKTPMRPPDPARMMNVGPDFTPSYLGNLGSRSVGGPRGPPPGPRRSQQGQRKEPRKIILSSMSLGDEVQLNKAEKAWKPAAKKSTRERAAEEEESDDPEQAKTQELFKRLRSILNKLTPQKFQELMKQVMDMTIDTEERLKGAIDLIFEKAISEPNFSVAYANMCRCLMGLKVPTSDKPGVFVNFRKLLLNRCQKEFEKDQDDDVIFEKKQKDMEAAKEGEERERLRVELQDSRDQARRRSLGNIKFIGELFKLKMLTEAIMHDCVVKLLKNHDEESLECLCRLFSTIGKDLDFEKAKPRMDQYFNQMDKIIKEKKTSSRIRFMLQDVLDLRKCNWVSRRGDQGPKTIEQIHKDAELEEQREHIKVQQQLLNRGSGGGGGGGGGGGGGGGGGGRMGGNMGGRGSHTPGGGRPSQPQDEGWNTVPISKNRPIDTTRLSKITKPGSLDFNTTLLAPGGKGMWGSWGKGSSGGTGAKPASGEPESGRPATSTVNRFSALQQSGSQVSSSDSDRGASQRSSSSRERAGERERGDRDKDRFDRFDRSEGREGRDDRSNRNQITKRSFSRESQERGGRTGDLRALTEPVRRVASMTDTRDRGSRDRGSRDRGSRDRGSRDRGSRDRGSIDSGSRDRGSRDRGSEDRAPSKDLPAVKRESAPTPPPSLPKPALSEEELEKKSNAIIEEYLHINDLKEALQCVTELNCASLLYVFVRSGVESTLERSTVARERMGMLLHQLVKAEVLPTEQYYKGLEETLEAAEDTAIDIPHIWLYLAELIIPMLHEGGIPMGQLFREISKPLVPLGQAGVMLVQILKLLCKEMTPKKVGAMWTEGGLNWTDFLPEDEDVNKFVTEQKVEFTTGEETESKEVDEKKVLTGEEISKQLDRLIQDKANNQRIRDWAEANLDEQQTASNQFVRALMTSVCQSAIICDSPYRVDARQIGQRASLLQRYLSDEQKELQALYALQALMVHMEQPANLLRMFFDALYDEDVIKEEAFYKWETSKDPAEQTGKGVALKSVTAFFTWLREAEEESDKE from the exons ATGAACAAACCACCACAGCCTATAGCGGGACCCACTTCTGTCCCAAACCCTTCCCCATCCCCTGGATTGACACAG GCCGCCTACGGTCCAGGACAGCCCCCTTCTCTTGTTTTTGctacccctccacctccacaaaTGAACTCTGCACCGCAGCCAAGACAG TTTGCTGCAGGCCCCCGTACTTTACACCAACAG GGTGGATACAGAGCGTTACAG AGTTACTATCAGAACCGACCAGCCATGGCCACCAGTGCTCCAAGGGTACAGGCGAGTAGCGGCCCACGACCTGTCGGACCTACTCATGTCTACCCACCCACCTcccagatgatgatgatttccCAGCAGCAGCTGTCTTTTGCTGGCTCCCCTCAGGGCTACTTCATCCCCCCTGGACAG TACCGGGCCCCATATATGCCTCCTACTCAGCAGTATCCTGTGGCCGGCGGTACACCAGGCTTCTATCCGGGAACTAGCCCTGCTGAATACCCTGCTTATG AGCCCTCTCTTGCTGCGAGGGAGAGGCGGGGTGGCGGGGGGAGAGGGGGCGGGCGAGAGAAcggccgtctctctctccacggTGCTCCTCTCACCTCCCAGCGCTACCCTG CAGGAGCATACTATCCTGCTCAGCCGCAGTACTCTCCGTCTGTCCAGCCGGCACCGGTCATGATCAACCCCGCCCAGCAACAGCAACCAGCCCCGCCTCCTCAGCAACCACCGGCACAGCCACAAGGGCCACCAAAGAGGGAACGCAAACCGGTAGTGTGTCACAACAAAAGGGCAGCGCGCCTCTTGTCTGAg ATAAGGATACGAGACCCCAACCAGGGCGGCCGTGATATCACAGAGGAGATCATGTCAGGTGGAAGGTCCACCACCACACCGACTCCCCCACAG GCCTCCGCTGCAGATACAAGTTCTGCACAGACCAATGGTGAAGTTACACAGCCTGCCACTACAGTGACTAGAAGAG ATGAAAACACTGAGCCCCCTGCTAGCGCTGAAACCCCGCCACCTCCTGCTCCAGTAAATACAGAGCCAGCGGAGGAGGCCAAAGAGGAAACGGACAACCAGATAACACCGCCTGCTGAGTTAGCCGCACAATCTGTAGCCCCTACAGCCGCTGCTGAGGTGCCAACCCCATTGATAAAGGACCTGCAGTCTACCGCTTCCCTgcctgaagcagcagcagcatctacTACTACTCCTGCTGAAGCAGAAAATACAGTTGATACTAAAGTTAGTGACACAGTAGACGCTCCTGTCGGCCCTTCAGCATCATTAGCAGCACAAGAGGCGCCTGTCCAAATGGAAGAACCACAGgctgctccagctccagctgagAAGGtacaagaaaaggaagaaaagagaacAGAGGACATGAAGAAATTGGAAAAAGAGGAGCCGGTGGCCAGCGCTAAGTTGGAGCCTGAAGTTGAGGTTGCTGCAACGGTTCCCCCTGTTAACGAGGCAAAGGAAGAAACGGCTACAAAGACCGAAACTGAAgtctctccacctccaccctctGCACAGGAACCTGCTGCTCCACAGACCCAGAGCGTTGCCCCGAGCTCTGcccctgaacctgaacctgaacctgaacccacACCGGCTGAAGCGGCAGAGCCTCTTCTCTCCAACGGCCTTCCTCAAGACACTGAGGAACTGCCTGAGGATGTGGAATTTTCAGACACTACACCCCTTGACAAGCCTGATGCTTCTCAATCTCAGGAATCCACACCTGTGGCTAAAACGGCATTGCCTGtccaggagcaggaggaagaacaggagaagaaggaggaagagaggaaggagaaaagCGAGGAAGCCCCTCCTGCCCCTGTTAGCTGCCCTACAGAGGAATCTACTATGCAAG CTGCAACGTCTGTgccaaagaagaggaagaacatGAAGGAGTTCAACAAGAAGGAGAACATTGGAGACCTCCTGGATGCCTTCACAGAG GAGCAAGAAGCCAAGCCTGCTCCTGAGCCCTCGTCCACTTCCACTCAGGCCGACCCGGCCCCTGTTGCTCCACCTGAACCTCCCGCTGAGGTTGTAGATGAGACCTGGGAGGAGCAAGAGGACAAGCAGAATGCAGTACCTAAAGCCACACCTGAGCCAACTGATCAGAAATACCAGTACAAAGGAG AACAATGGAAGCCGATAGACCCAGAAGACAAGAAGCGGTACGACAGGGAGTTCCTCCTGGGCTTCCAGTTCATCAGCGCCAGTATGAACAAACCTGATGGCCTGCCGACCATCAGTGATGTGGTCCTGGACAAG GCAAACAAGACTCCAATGCGGCCTCCTGACCCAGCTCGGATGATGAATGTTGGTCCTGATTTTACTCCCTCATATTTGGGGAACCTTGGGAGCAGATCAGTCGGAGGACCACGAGGCCCG CCACCTGGGCCACGTCGCTCCCAGCAGGGTCAGAGGAAAGAGCCCAGGAAAATCATCCTCAGCAGCATGTCCCTCGGTGACGAAGTGCAGCTCAACAAGGCTGAGAAGGCCTGGAAGCCCGCGGCGAAAAAGTCCACTCGAGAACGCGccgcagaggaagaggaaagcgATGATCCCGAACAGGCCAAGACTCAAGAGCTGTTCAAGCGTCTACGCAGTATCCTCAACAAGCTGACCCCTCAGAAGTTTCAGGAGTTGATGAAACAAGTAATGGATATGACGATAGACACGGAGGAGAGGCTGAAGGGTGCCATTGACCTCATCTTTGAGAAGGCAATCTCAGAGCCGAACTTCTCTGTGGCCTACGCCAACATGTGCCGCTGCCTTATGGGG TTGAAAGTCCCCACCTCAGACAAGCCAGGAGTTTTTGTGAACTTCCGCAAACTGCTGCTCAACCGCTGCCAGAAAGAGTTTGAGAAGGACCAGGACGATGATGTAATCTTTGAGAAAAAGCAAAAAGACATGGAGGCTGCCAAAGAA GGAGAGGAGCGTGAGCGCTTGAGGGTGGAGCTGCAGGATTCCAGAGACCAGGCCCGCCGCCGTTCACTGGGTAACATAAAGTTCATTGGCGAGCTCTTCAAGCTGAAGATGCTGACAGAGGCCATCATGCACGACTGTGTAGTGAAACTACTGAAGAATCATGATGAAGAGTCTCTGGAGTGTCTCTGCAGGCTGTTCTCCACAATTGGTAAAGACCTGGACTTTGAGAAGGCCAAG CCTCGCATGGATCAGTACTTCAACCAGATGGACAAGATCATCAAAGAGAAAAAGACCTCATCCAGAATCCGCTTCATGCTACAAGACGTCTTGGACCTCAGAAag TGTAACTGGGTGTCTCGTAGAGGAGACCAGGGTCCTAAAACAATCGAACAGATCCACAAGGACGCAGagctggaggagcagagggaACACATCAAAGTCCAGCAGCAGCTTCTGAacagaggaagtggaggaggtggaggaggtggtggaggaggaggaggaggaggaggcggcggcggcaggATGGGAGGGAACATGGGGGGCCGAGGCTCCCACACACCAGGAGGTGGCCGGCCTAGCCAGCCTCAGGATGAGGGATGGAACACGGTGCCCATCTCCAAGAACAGACCCATCGACACCACCCGCCTTAGCAAGATCACAAAG CCTGGTTCTCTGGACTTCAACACTACACTGTTGGCTCCAGGGGGAAAAGGCATGTGGGGCAGCTGGGGCAAAGGCAGCAGTGGAGGAACTGGAGCGAAACCAGCAAGCGGAGAGCCGG AATCTGGTCGTCCAGCCACCAGCACCGTCAACCGTTTCTCAGCCCTGCAACAGTCTGGTTCGCAGGTGTCTTCATCTGACTCTGACCGCGGAGCTTCTCAGAG GTCAAGCTCCAGCCGTGAGCGTGCTGGCGAACGAGAAAGGGGCGATCGCGACAAGGATCGCTTTGACCGATTCGATCGCAGCGAGGGACGGGAAGGTCGCGACGACAGGAGCAACCGCAACCAAATCACCAAGAGAAGCTTCAGCAGAGAGTCACAGGAGCGCGGCGGGAGGACCGGAGACCTCCGGGCCTTGACTGAGCCTGTGCGCCGCGTGGCCAGCATGACCGACACCAGGGACCGAGGAAGCCGGGACCGAGGAAGCCGGGACCGAGGAAGCAGGGACCGAGGAAGCAGAGACCGAGGAAGCAGAGACCGAGGAAGCATCGACAGCGGAAGCAGAGACCGAGGAAGCAGAGATCGAGGAAGTGAGGACAGGGCCCCAAGCAAAGATCTCCCAG cagtTAAGCGTGAGAGCGCCcccactcctcctccctctcttccaaAACCTGCCTTGAGTGAAGAGGAGTTGGAGAAGAAGTCAAACGCCATCATTGAAGAATACCTCCACATTAATGACTTGAAG GAGGCGTTGCAGTGTGTGACAGAACTCAACTGTGCCTCACTGCTCTACGTGTTTGTGCGGAGCGGCGTGGAGTCGACGCTTGAGCGCAGCACCGTGGCTAGAGAGCGCATGGGCATGTTGCTGCACCAGCTCGTAAAGGCAGAGGTATTGCCCACAGAGCAGTACTACAAAGG GCTAGAAGAGACCCTGGAGGCTGCGGAAGACACGGCCATAGATATACCTCACATCTGGCTCTACCTGGCTGAACTCATTATCCCCATGCTCCATGAGGGAGGCATCCCTATGGGACAGCTCTTCAG GGAGATCTCCAAGCCTCTCGTGCCTCTGGGGCAGGCTGGCGTGATGCTGGTACAGATCCTCAAGTTGCTCTGCAAAGAGATG ACCCCTAAGAAGGTCGGGGCCATGTGGACAGAGGGTGGGCTGAATTGGACTGATTTCCTACCCGAGGATGAAGACGTCAACAAGTTTGTCACTGAGCAG AAAGTGGAGTTCACCACAGGAGAGGAGACGGAGTCAAAGGAAGTGGATGAGAAGAAGGTCCTCACTGGAGAGGAGATCAGCAAACAGCTGGACAGACTCATCCAGGACAAAGCCAACAACCAGCGCATCAGAGACTGGGCTGAG GCTAACTTGGACGAGCAGCAAACTGCTTCCAACCAGTTCGTACGAGCACTGATGacgtcagtgtgtcagtctgCCATCATAT GTGACAGCCCGTACAGGGTAGATGCACGGCAGATCGGCCAGAGAGCCAGTCTGCTGCAGAGATACCTGTCTGATGAGCAGAAGGAGCTGCAGGCCCTCTACGCCCTCCAGGCTCTGATGGTGCACATGGAGCAGCCAGCGA ACCTCCTGCGGATGTTCTTTGACGCCTTGTACGACGAAGACGTTATTAAAGAGGAGGCCTTCTACAAATGGGAAACCAGCAAAGACCCTGCGGAGCAAACAGGCAAAggtgtggccttgaaatcagtCACCGCCTTCTTCACCTGGCTCCGCGAGGCCGAGGAGGAGTCTGACAAGGAGTAA